A single genomic interval of Methanorbis rubei harbors:
- a CDS encoding methanogenesis marker 8 protein, with product MTDEHIIEAIGMTRVVIRDGVVVETGEPKIHSCPLAKRFAKPVDPITSAAVADNITARISKFGMCTKNREVLDKETFVLFGASELMTTGLRTGRIEAAVIASDGAGTVIVRSPELVQGIGGRMSGLVSTTPYPEVIARIEAAGGIVINKQTGAMDVLAGLAKAKEMGWTKVAVTVAGFQHELAEEIRASYPSALIIAVHTSSVASLEDALRLAKVSDLVFSCASKYVREAAASCALVQGGVGVPVFAMSKLGKMIIMDRLIETDQPILVKNTRLPVSDMGSIPDPLI from the coding sequence ATGACTGACGAGCATATTATCGAAGCAATCGGCATGACCCGCGTGGTAATCCGCGACGGTGTTGTCGTAGAGACCGGTGAGCCAAAAATTCATTCATGTCCTCTGGCGAAACGGTTTGCAAAACCGGTGGACCCGATCACCTCTGCAGCAGTCGCGGACAACATCACTGCCCGCATCAGCAAGTTTGGCATGTGCACGAAAAACCGTGAGGTCCTTGACAAGGAAACCTTTGTTCTGTTCGGTGCATCAGAGCTGATGACCACCGGTCTTCGGACCGGTAGGATTGAGGCTGCGGTTATTGCATCTGATGGTGCCGGCACCGTCATCGTCAGGTCTCCGGAACTTGTACAGGGCATCGGCGGACGAATGTCTGGTCTTGTTTCAACCACTCCGTATCCAGAGGTAATCGCACGAATTGAAGCGGCAGGCGGTATTGTTATCAATAAACAGACCGGCGCAATGGATGTACTTGCAGGACTTGCCAAGGCAAAAGAGATGGGATGGACCAAAGTGGCGGTGACCGTCGCAGGTTTTCAGCATGAACTCGCTGAAGAGATTCGCGCGTCCTACCCAAGCGCCCTGATTATCGCAGTTCACACCTCATCGGTCGCTTCTCTTGAAGACGCTCTTCGTCTTGCGAAAGTTTCGGATCTGGTATTCTCCTGCGCCTCAAAGTATGTCCGCGAGGCAGCAGCCTCCTGTGCACTCGTGCAGGGCGGTGTCGGCGTTCCGGTATTTGCCATGTCAAAGCTCGGAAAAATGATCATCATGGACCGGCTTATTGAAACCGATCAGCCGATTCTTGTGAAAAACACCAGACTGCCGGTAAGCGATATGGGAAGCATCCCTGACCCGCTTATCTAA
- a CDS encoding helix-turn-helix transcriptional regulator, protein MTAPQMSDNEVAALTHIRANPEGVLQSELWKDLGVDSRACSRVLKKLEDGGYIEREECRRDGVRTYLVKIARKDEKIDPMLLMAGETIVPCVACEEECNVEHCKMLEDWVYELVFSEME, encoded by the coding sequence ATGACAGCACCCCAGATGAGTGACAATGAAGTCGCTGCACTTACGCACATCCGGGCAAATCCGGAGGGTGTTCTGCAGAGCGAACTCTGGAAAGATCTTGGCGTTGACAGCAGAGCGTGTTCGCGCGTCCTCAAGAAACTTGAGGACGGCGGATACATTGAACGTGAAGAGTGCCGCAGAGACGGCGTCCGCACCTACCTTGTCAAAATAGCCAGAAAAGATGAAAAAATTGATCCGATGCTTCTCATGGCAGGCGAGACAATTGTTCCCTGCGTTGCATGCGAGGAAGAGTGCAATGTTGAGCACTGTAAAATGCTCGAAGACTGGGTTTACGAACTCGTCTTTTCGGAAATGGAATAA
- a CDS encoding glucose-6-phosphate isomerase family protein, giving the protein MKKYWSGALPEPGVRTVADMANVFARPPSADPATPLYYMYRDLYKTHGDHTWLERHHLRYDITRIPPGVYNGEYTKTKGHYHPENPAGLPYPEVYEVLCGFAYYLLQRRDHTDVLLVPAHAGDTVLIPPGYGHVTINPGREDLVMANLVSTDFVSEYGEIDEMCGAAYYYMKKEGWVANPRYGDPIPMHVMLPEPIPEVGLGEGRSLYDLVGSGDTLNIMNRPEEYMNVLGKYSAAKKRM; this is encoded by the coding sequence ATGAAAAAGTACTGGTCAGGTGCCCTACCGGAGCCCGGCGTCCGAACGGTTGCCGATATGGCAAACGTATTTGCCCGCCCTCCAAGCGCTGACCCTGCAACCCCGCTCTACTATATGTACCGTGATCTCTACAAAACGCACGGAGATCACACATGGCTCGAACGCCATCATCTCAGATACGATATTACAAGAATACCACCGGGCGTCTACAACGGCGAGTACACCAAAACAAAAGGTCACTATCATCCGGAAAATCCTGCCGGCCTTCCTTATCCTGAGGTCTATGAGGTGCTGTGCGGGTTTGCCTACTATCTTCTCCAGCGCCGCGATCACACGGACGTGCTTCTGGTTCCTGCGCATGCGGGAGATACTGTCTTGATCCCTCCGGGCTACGGTCATGTGACTATCAATCCGGGCCGCGAGGATCTGGTGATGGCAAATCTCGTCTCCACGGATTTTGTCAGTGAGTATGGCGAGATCGATGAGATGTGTGGAGCAGCCTACTATTACATGAAAAAAGAGGGCTGGGTTGCAAATCCGCGGTACGGCGATCCTATTCCGATGCATGTGATGCTGCCTGAACCGATTCCTGAGGTCGGACTTGGCGAAGGGAGGAGTCTGTACGATCTTGTGGGTTCCGGGGACACGCTCAATATTATGAACAGGCCGGAAGAGTACATGAACGTCCTTGGCAAGTACTCTGCGGCAAAAAAGAGGATGTGA
- a CDS encoding LSM domain-containing protein, with product MVSSIVLPIKKVNSLVDSKISVEIKDEGRRFEGRLVAVDEYLNLHLEEAIEVSETARRNLGTVVIRGNNILSISPIN from the coding sequence ATGGTATCCAGTATTGTCCTTCCGATAAAAAAGGTCAACTCTCTTGTAGACTCCAAGATCTCTGTCGAGATTAAGGACGAAGGCCGCAGGTTTGAGGGACGCCTTGTTGCAGTGGACGAGTACCTCAATCTTCACCTTGAAGAAGCAATCGAGGTCAGCGAGACCGCCCGTAGAAATCTCGGCACGGTTGTCATCCGCGGAAACAACATCCTGAGCATCTCCCCAATCAACTAA
- a CDS encoding SDR family oxidoreductase — MAAPVKKLDGKVAVITASTKGIGLESAKLLAENGCTVYIAARSKELADEVIADIIWTGGKAKFVRFNAREPATYTTMIEETVKAEGRLDILVNNYGSTDRTLDLDLLTGDTDAFFHIVQDNLQSVYLSSKAAIPHMIKSGGGSIVNISSIGSISPDISGLAYCVAKSAVNTLTQNIATQYARYHVRCNAVLPGMIMTDALKNNMTNEFQDSFLRHVPLNRVGEPEDIANAVLFFAGDDSSYITGHILDVAGGFGIPTPMYGDNLMR, encoded by the coding sequence ATGGCAGCACCTGTGAAAAAACTCGACGGCAAAGTCGCAGTAATCACTGCGTCAACAAAAGGCATTGGTCTTGAAAGTGCAAAGCTTCTGGCAGAAAACGGCTGCACCGTCTATATTGCCGCGCGATCCAAGGAACTCGCAGACGAAGTTATCGCAGACATTATCTGGACAGGAGGAAAGGCAAAGTTCGTTCGCTTCAATGCCCGCGAGCCTGCAACCTACACCACCATGATTGAGGAAACGGTCAAAGCAGAAGGCAGGCTTGACATCCTCGTAAACAATTATGGATCAACCGACCGGACCCTTGACCTCGATCTTCTGACCGGAGACACGGACGCATTTTTCCATATCGTGCAGGACAATCTGCAAAGCGTGTACCTCTCAAGCAAGGCAGCGATTCCTCACATGATCAAAAGCGGAGGCGGAAGTATTGTCAACATCTCATCGATTGGCTCAATCAGCCCTGACATCTCAGGACTCGCCTACTGTGTTGCAAAGTCTGCGGTCAACACACTCACTCAAAATATTGCAACCCAGTACGCGAGATATCATGTTCGCTGTAATGCAGTCCTGCCAGGAATGATCATGACAGATGCGCTCAAAAATAATATGACGAACGAGTTTCAGGACTCGTTCCTGCGTCATGTTCCGCTGAACCGTGTGGGGGAGCCCGAAGACATCGCAAACGCGGTGCTGTTCTTTGCAGGCGACGACTCCTCGTACATCACCGGACATATTCTGGATGTCGCAGGAGGGTTTGGCATCCCGACACCCATGTACGGCGACAACCTGATGAGATAA
- the pscS gene encoding O-phospho-L-seryl-tRNA:Cys-tRNA synthase: MRCAANIDARMVEETAINLDPIQVAGRLTPEAMKAVIAWGDGYSVCDNCRKPFRLDYIQNPPLKEFHVELAEWLGMAQARTVPGARRAFQQVAGTYVEKGDPVLIGALAHYTSYLSVEICRGIVREIPKTADNHITPDDTANRIEDVIREFGTVPKLLYIDHVDYQFGNMHDVRGVTKVAHQYDVPVLYNGVYTVGVMQVNGKDLGVDFVVGSGHKSMAAPAPSGVLAATEERAEEVFRTTQMTGDLTGRKFGIKEVGIIGCSLMGAPIVGMLASFPKVKARVEQFDSEMANSKIIVDALKSIEGTKILSEYPRKHTLTRVDTSGSFDVVAQTHKKRGFFLSSALGKKGITGIIPGATKVWKFNTYGMTKKQAEYVAKTYLDIAEENGLRVA; the protein is encoded by the coding sequence ATGAGATGCGCGGCAAACATCGACGCCCGCATGGTGGAAGAGACCGCGATCAATCTGGATCCGATTCAGGTTGCAGGGAGACTGACCCCTGAAGCAATGAAGGCGGTTATTGCCTGGGGCGACGGCTACTCGGTCTGTGACAACTGCCGAAAACCGTTCCGTCTTGACTATATTCAAAATCCTCCGTTAAAGGAGTTTCATGTGGAACTCGCCGAGTGGCTCGGCATGGCACAGGCGAGAACGGTTCCAGGGGCCCGTCGTGCATTCCAGCAGGTTGCAGGAACGTATGTGGAGAAAGGCGACCCGGTCTTAATCGGCGCTCTGGCGCACTACACCTCTTACCTCTCGGTTGAGATCTGTCGCGGTATTGTTCGCGAGATCCCCAAAACCGCAGACAATCATATCACTCCTGATGATACGGCAAACCGTATCGAGGATGTCATCCGCGAGTTCGGCACAGTGCCGAAACTTCTCTATATCGATCATGTTGACTACCAGTTCGGCAACATGCATGACGTGCGTGGCGTGACAAAAGTTGCTCATCAGTATGATGTGCCGGTTCTCTACAACGGTGTTTACACGGTCGGCGTGATGCAGGTAAATGGAAAAGATCTCGGTGTTGATTTTGTGGTCGGCTCCGGTCACAAGAGTATGGCGGCTCCTGCTCCCTCCGGAGTTCTTGCGGCAACCGAAGAGCGCGCCGAAGAGGTTTTTAGAACAACGCAGATGACGGGCGACCTCACCGGCAGAAAGTTCGGCATCAAAGAGGTCGGCATCATCGGGTGCTCGCTGATGGGCGCACCGATTGTCGGCATGCTTGCATCGTTCCCGAAGGTGAAGGCGCGGGTCGAGCAGTTTGATTCTGAGATGGCAAACAGCAAAATAATCGTTGATGCGCTGAAATCGATCGAAGGAACCAAAATTCTCTCCGAGTATCCGAGAAAGCACACACTCACCCGCGTTGATACGAGCGGATCGTTTGACGTGGTTGCTCAGACGCATAAGAAGCGCGGCTTCTTCCTCTCCAGCGCGCTTGGCAAAAAGGGCATCACCGGCATTATTCCCGGCGCAACCAAAGTCTGGAAGTTCAACACCTACGGCATGACGAAAAAACAGGCCGAGTATGTTGCGAAAACCTATCTCGATATCGCCGAGGAAAACGGTCTCAGGGTCGCATAA
- a CDS encoding sulfite exporter TauE/SafE family protein, whose protein sequence is MEPFLLCLLIATGLFAGFMSGLLGVGGGFIFAPVMYFVMKASGVDPETSILVAFGTSLAVALPTVLSSALGHSRKGNVVWRDAMIIGIAGIVTGYIGGTVATHLPVQMLTFLFGLMLIIAAVRMVTALPSGDARSLSTPAGVGIGGFAGFMSGLLGIGGGTVVVPLLTIFGKYQMRYAVATSAAAIVLITLGGITSYVVNGLSVHVNLSSYGFYLIGYVDLVMWAILAVTAVPMALIGVAYASRFPDKLLKKIFVVLMIIIALDMLGVFSFVGKLIGL, encoded by the coding sequence ATGGAACCGTTTCTCCTCTGCCTCTTAATTGCAACCGGTCTGTTTGCCGGATTTATGTCCGGCCTTCTTGGGGTTGGGGGCGGATTTATTTTTGCACCGGTGATGTATTTTGTGATGAAAGCATCAGGCGTTGATCCTGAGACCTCAATTCTCGTTGCATTCGGTACAAGCCTTGCCGTGGCACTACCGACCGTTCTCTCCAGTGCGCTCGGTCACTCGAGAAAAGGAAATGTTGTCTGGCGTGACGCGATGATCATCGGGATCGCAGGAATTGTGACCGGTTATATTGGGGGCACGGTTGCAACCCATCTTCCGGTTCAGATGCTGACATTTTTGTTCGGTCTGATGCTCATTATCGCAGCTGTTCGCATGGTGACCGCTCTTCCGTCAGGTGACGCGCGGTCGCTGTCCACTCCTGCGGGAGTCGGCATCGGCGGTTTCGCCGGATTCATGTCCGGCCTTCTTGGCATCGGCGGCGGAACGGTCGTCGTGCCGCTGCTGACAATTTTTGGAAAGTATCAGATGCGGTATGCGGTTGCGACATCAGCTGCGGCAATTGTGCTCATCACGCTTGGCGGCATTACCTCCTATGTGGTGAACGGTCTGTCCGTTCACGTGAACCTCTCCTCCTACGGATTTTATTTGATCGGATATGTGGATCTCGTGATGTGGGCGATCCTTGCGGTGACGGCTGTTCCCATGGCACTCATCGGCGTAGCGTATGCAAGCAGGTTTCCTGACAAACTTCTGAAAAAGATCTTTGTTGTGCTGATGATAATTATCGCTCTTGACATGCTTGGCGTCTTCTCTTTTGTGGGCAAACTGATCGGTCTGTGA
- a CDS encoding regulator of amino acid metabolism, contains ACT domain protein: protein MWRTILEPFSDSPSQQRVVKFLLESGFGVSKSGKVAVNGIEISATAVARVVDVDRRVVDTTVKRILEMDDIRETFFHLRVTPDITDVAKNLGLSVVTILPKNAGDKNIVASAVAVLASHDLPLRQIFVTDPYIAESPRLVIIIDGTLPAAAIEDLRALPAVASIIL from the coding sequence ATGTGGCGTACCATTCTCGAACCATTTTCCGACTCTCCGTCGCAGCAGCGAGTTGTCAAGTTTCTTCTGGAGAGCGGCTTTGGTGTCAGTAAATCCGGAAAAGTTGCTGTCAACGGTATTGAGATCTCAGCAACCGCTGTCGCCCGCGTTGTTGACGTTGACCGGCGCGTTGTTGACACGACCGTCAAGAGAATTCTTGAGATGGATGACATCCGTGAGACCTTCTTCCACCTCCGCGTCACTCCTGATATCACCGACGTTGCAAAAAATCTCGGGCTCTCGGTTGTGACCATTCTACCGAAAAATGCCGGCGACAAAAATATTGTTGCGTCAGCCGTCGCCGTCCTTGCCTCGCATGACCTCCCGCTCCGCCAGATCTTTGTGACCGACCCCTACATCGCCGAGTCCCCGCGGCTGGTAATCATCATCGACGGAACCCTTCCGGCAGCTGCGATCGAAGATCTTCGTGCACTGCCTGCGGTCGCTTCGATCATACTGTAG
- a CDS encoding TIGR04084 family radical SAM/SPASM domain-containing protein produces the protein MFFHLIVTDDCNLCCSYCRAKMFEEEDPAGGTPGTIDETIAETLDYPLEDLYRFLAKDPDCVLTFIGGEPLLRADIVTEIMDHAPVSRFMLQTNGTRLGELPPAYANKFETILISIDGCRELTDGHRGCGIYDRVIAVTDLIRGRGYTGELIARMTVAEDTDIFASVTHLADHFSSIHWQMDADFTGDYSHRRFSEWKDSYNAGIVKLVDEWVSRIERTNTVPKWYPFLSTTEDMLFGGKSRLRCGSGYSNYSIMTNGWVAPCPIMVGMADYYAGHISSAVPLNLPQIQIQEPCPSCDIYGFCGGRCLYSNIVRPWRENYTFVCDTVHALHDALASQLPRLQTMIDEGKLTRESFAHTRYNGCEIIP, from the coding sequence ATGTTCTTTCATCTGATTGTAACCGATGACTGCAACCTCTGCTGCTCCTACTGCCGGGCAAAGATGTTTGAGGAGGAGGATCCGGCAGGAGGCACTCCTGGTACGATCGATGAAACCATTGCTGAAACCCTTGACTATCCGCTTGAAGACCTTTACCGTTTTCTTGCGAAGGATCCTGACTGTGTGCTGACCTTCATCGGGGGAGAGCCGCTCTTGCGAGCCGACATCGTCACCGAGATCATGGACCATGCGCCGGTCAGCCGCTTCATGCTTCAGACGAACGGCACCAGACTTGGCGAGTTGCCGCCTGCGTACGCGAATAAATTCGAGACGATTCTCATCTCGATCGACGGCTGCCGCGAGCTGACCGACGGACACCGCGGCTGCGGCATCTATGATCGCGTTATTGCCGTCACGGATCTTATCCGTGGCCGCGGATATACTGGCGAGCTGATTGCCCGCATGACGGTTGCCGAGGACACGGATATTTTTGCGAGCGTAACGCATCTCGCAGATCATTTTTCCTCGATTCACTGGCAGATGGACGCGGACTTTACCGGCGACTACTCGCACCGGAGATTTTCCGAGTGGAAGGACTCTTACAACGCAGGCATCGTAAAACTCGTGGACGAGTGGGTCTCGCGAATCGAACGGACGAACACTGTTCCAAAGTGGTATCCGTTTCTTTCGACAACCGAGGACATGCTGTTTGGAGGAAAAAGCAGACTTCGGTGCGGGTCAGGTTACTCCAACTACAGCATCATGACCAACGGCTGGGTTGCGCCGTGCCCGATTATGGTCGGAATGGCAGATTACTATGCAGGCCATATCAGTTCAGCTGTTCCTCTGAACCTGCCGCAGATTCAGATTCAGGAGCCGTGTCCGTCCTGCGATATCTATGGATTCTGCGGCGGTCGGTGCCTCTACTCAAATATTGTTCGGCCCTGGCGCGAAAATTACACGTTTGTCTGCGACACGGTCCATGCCCTGCACGACGCACTTGCGTCGCAGCTTCCACGCCTGCAAACCATGATCGATGAAGGAAAACTTACGCGGGAATCATTTGCCCACACCCGCTACAATGGATGTGAGATCATCCCGTGA